GGTTGCGCACCAACAGTCCCTAACGTACAGGACAGGCCTAAACCTGAGATGATCAGGCTGTTCAGTAGAACCAGGACACCCATCCATACCAGGCGATTCATGCCTTTAATTGTACTGCGTGAATGGCGTATCTTCAAAAATTCGCCCATCAGGCAATATTTTAGATGGGAATCCGTGGCAGTTGCAAAAACTCGTTACTGACTGCGCAACAATATCCGGAGCGGAATTCCCTCAAAACCATATTCCGTCCTGATGGAGTTTTCTAGATAACGGAGGTAGGACGCTGAGACTTTTGGTGCGGATTTGACAAATAGCGCAAAGGTAGGCGGTTTGGTCGCCACCTGAGTGATAAATACGGATTTTTTCGGATTGCCCCTGACCAACGTCATGGGATTTTTTTCCAGGAGTTCCTGAACAAATAGATTCAGCTTACGGGTTTGAATGCGTTTGGAAAAATCGGCCACAACCTGATCAATTTTAGGAAAAAGCCGCGTGAGCGTTTCCGGTTGGATTGCGGCACCAAAGACAATCGGCACATAGGTAAAAAAAGGAAATCGCCGAGCTAATTCAAGATTGTAGGCGGGGTACGCCTCACGATCCCCTTCCCGCATGTCCCATTTATTCACAAGAATGATACAACCTCGCCCTTGCTTACTGATTAAGCCAGCAATTTTCGTATCTTGTTCTGTGACTCCCTCTACCCCATCCAAAACCAGCACGGCAACATCAGATCGTCCCAACGCTCGAATGGCTCGCACGACACTATAGCCTTCAATCCCCCGCTCGATCCGCCCCCTTCGCCGGAGACCTGCCGTATCTGTAAAGATATACTTCCGTCCATGAAGACTGACCATAGAATCAATCGGATCGCGGGTCGTTCCTGGAATATCACTGACAATGAGTCGTTGTTCACCGAGAATGGCATTGACCAAGGTCGATTTCCCCACATTGGGTCGGCCCACTACCGCGATTCTTGGGGTCTCTTGTTGGACCTCATTCTCCGTAGCATGGGGAAGAAAGGGCAAAAGGGCTTCCAGTAGTTCATCCACCCCTAATCCTCCCTCAGCCGAAATAGGAAAAATCGTCTCTATCCCTAATTTGTAGAATTCCGCCAAGAGCGGTTCAGCCTGAGGAGTATCAATCTTGTTGATCGCCAGAAAAACCGGCTTTGTCACCGGTCGCAACAGCTTAACGAGATCGGCATCTAACGAAGACAACCCCACCCGGCCATCCATGACAGCAATGATGAGATCCGCTTCTTCAATAGCCGCTTGGGTTTGAAATTTGATCTGCTCCACAATGACATCGTCAGTGGTCAGATCCAGTCCACCGGTGTCGACCAACGTGAATATCCGATTCTGATAATCGCACTCTGCGGTGTTTCTATCCCGAGTGACTCCGGAAACATCATCGACAATTGCCGTACGGTGACCCACGATCCGATTGAACAGCGTGGATTTTCCTACATTTGGTCGTCCCACAAGGGCAACCAAAGGTTTGTAGGATTTGGGGTCTGGAGGAACTTCGAGAGGCAAGTCCGACGGACTTGGTGGCGTATCAAGAGATGGTTTGCTGCGAGAGCGAGTTGTGCGAGAACGGGAAAATCGAGTCATTGGGCAGCAAAGTATCGGCTAAGGGTGTTCAAACTGGTAGGAAAATTCGTTTTTGGACGTCAGGTCGTCTACCAGATCAACAAGACGATTAATCGAAATAGTCCGTCAAGTGATAGCCTGGATAAAGCCCCCCAGTCAACTATCGGCGGATAAAGCGTTATTAAGACACAGAATTTAGCGTAGCCACCAGCTAAATTATCGAGAAGGGGTCGGTTGAAAAAAGCCGCCAGCGGCGTTCTCGCCATTTTCCCGTGCTCACGTACTCAGCGTACGCTCCGCGCGTAAAAACGGCTGCGGCCTTGCTGGACCGACTTTTTTGAACCGACCCGGAGCCTTTGATGAGTAATCTAATCCTGGGCAAATTTGCCCTTGAACATCTTTATTATTCAACACTCCCAGAAGAATCTTTCCTGCAGTTCTACTGGTTTATAAAAAATGAATCCATGCGAATTATTTACCCATCGAGTAACAACTTTGACGGGTATGCGAAAATGTTAAATATTTTTGTAACCCACCAGCCATCCACACCGGTGAAATTCAATTTTTGAATGGACTCAGAGATTGAGGCAGAGGAAAAGGCTGGGACAATTGATTAACACAGTGAGTTACACATGGAGATGTTTCATCGCT
Above is a window of Candidatus Nitrospira neomarina DNA encoding:
- the der gene encoding ribosome biogenesis GTPase Der translates to MGRPNVGKSTLFNRIVGHRTAIVDDVSGVTRDRNTAECDYQNRIFTLVDTGGLDLTTDDVIVEQIKFQTQAAIEEADLIIAVMDGRVGLSSLDADLVKLLRPVTKPVFLAINKIDTPQAEPLLAEFYKLGIETIFPISAEGGLGVDELLEALLPFLPHATENEVQQETPRIAVVGRPNVGKSTLVNAILGEQRLIVSDIPGTTRDPIDSMVSLHGRKYIFTDTAGLRRRGRIERGIEGYSVVRAIRALGRSDVAVLVLDGVEGVTEQDTKIAGLISKQGRGCIILVNKWDMREGDREAYPAYNLELARRFPFFTYVPIVFGAAIQPETLTRLFPKIDQVVADFSKRIQTRKLNLFVQELLEKNPMTLVRGNPKKSVFITQVATKPPTFALFVKSAPKVSASYLRYLENSIRTEYGFEGIPLRILLRSQ